In Musa acuminata AAA Group cultivar baxijiao chromosome BXJ3-11, Cavendish_Baxijiao_AAA, whole genome shotgun sequence, one DNA window encodes the following:
- the LOC103970284 gene encoding fasciclin-like arabinogalactan protein 8 — MATKKNAMISSVLLLLVLLCGPWAGCRAHNITAILERYPEYTLYNSYLTRTKVCDEINAHETVTCLVLDDGAMSTLAAKRPLAAIKNALRLLALLDYFDPPKLHALSSGTTLTTTLLQTTGNEAGNLGFVNITNLRGGRVGFASTAPGSKFDSTYTKSIEQIPYNLSVLAVSAPIVFPGLLDTPTAASSNLTALLEKAGCKTFARLLTTSGVLKVFQDAMAKGLTLFAPNDEAFKATDAPDLNSLSSAELVTLLQYHALPSYTPKASLKSVGGRLPTMASSAAGKYDLSVVSRGDDVSLDTGVDTSRVASTVLDDTPVCILTVDNLLLPIELFGAAPSPAPTPSPSTSPVEAPAPTPVAKAPSPKSHKKHHSPPAPPMASPESAPSDAPAAAADKADVKSAVGVATPIGTLATVAVVLTTLAMASLP; from the coding sequence ATGGCGACAAAGAAGAACGCGATGATCTCCTCCGTGTTGTTGCTGCTGGTGTTGCTTTGCGGACCGTGGGCGGGCTGCAGGGCGCACAACATCACCGCCATCCTTGAGCGCTACCCGGAGTATACGCTGTACAACAGCTACTTGACCCGGACCAAGGTGTGCGATGAGATCAACGCCCACGAGACCGTCACCTGCCTCGTCCTCGACGACGGCGCCATGTCCACCCTCGCCGCCAAGCGCCCCCTCGCCGCCATCAAGAACGCCCTCCGCCTCCTCGCCCTGCTCGACTACTTCGACCCCCCTAAGCTCCACGCCCTCTCCAGCGGCACGACCCTCACCACCACCCTGCTCCAGACCACTGGCAACGAGGCCGGCAACCTCGGGTTCGTCAACATCACCAACCTCCGCGGCGGCCGTGTCGGCTTTGCCTCCACCGCCCCCGGCTCCAAGTTCGACTCCACCTACACTAAGTCCATCGAGCAGATCCCTTACAACCTCTCCGTCCTCGCCGTCTCCGCCCCCATCGTCTTCCCGGGCCTCCTCGACACCCCCACCGCCGCCTCCTCCAACCTCACCGCCCTTCTCGAGAAGGCCGGGTGCAAAACCTTCGCCCGGCTGCTGACCACCTCCGGCGTGCTCAAGGTCTTCCAGGACGCCATGGCCAAGGGCCTCACGCTTTTCGCCCCCAATGACGAAGCGTTCAAGGCGACAGATGCGCCGGATCTGAACTCCCTCTCCAGCGCCGAGCTCGTGACGCTCCTCCAGTACCACGCGCTGCCTTCCTACACTCCCAAGGCGTCGCTCAAGTCCGTCGGCGGCCGGCTCCCCACCATGGCATCCAGCGCCGCCGGCAAGTACGACCTCTCCGTCGTCTCCCGCGGCGACGACGTGTCGCTCGACACCGGTGTAGACACCTCCCGCGTCGCCAGCACGGTGCTCGACGACACCCCCGTGTGCATCCTCACCGTCGACAACCTCCTCCTCCCCATCGAGCTCTTCGGAGCGGCGCCATCTCCGGCTCCCACACCATCTCCATCGACATCCCCCGTCGAGGCCCCGGCCCCCACCCCCGTGGCCAAAGCACCGTCGCCGAAGTCCCACAAGAAGCATCATTCACCCCCGGCCCCGCCGATGGCGTCCCCGGAATCAGCTCCCTCGGACGCTCCGGCGGCCGCAGCGGACAAGGCGGACGTAAAATCGGCGGTCGGGGTGGCGACGCCGATCGGAACCCTGGCGACCGTCGCAGTGGTCTTGACAACCTTGGCGATGGCTTCTCTGCCGTGA
- the LOC103970856 gene encoding subtilisin-like protease 4 — MSSLPLYSFTFIGLDSSVRLSFRSMEIVHALPMCLSLFAFVSFFSYPCMVSCRENPHLNTNQLQTYVIQLETSTASLDADGLNIWHKSFLPESDDDSDRRLVHSYSQVFSGFAARLTEEEAKSVAKKEGFLRVYPDRVLPLLTTHTPGFLGLQSGGGTWRAASFGKGIIIGLLDSGLDHDHPSFHDDGVPPPPTKWKGSCGFKTGCNNKLIGAKNLLGGSSPDGPIDVVGHGTHTASTAAGNFLNNASYYGLAGGTAAGIAPHAHLAIYKVCRTGRCQLSDVLAGIDAAVGDGVDVISISIGGDATPFNDDVLAIGAFGAVKKGIFVSCAAGNSGPVERTLSNEAPWLLTVAASTVDRSQRATVKLGDGQKFNGESLDQYPTSSGSLLTLFHMSTDPYCKSLNSSQVEGKVVACLVYRTPNYTATLVKAAGGVGVILISTEIAGYTILDNRCNFPAAIVSNEDGDRITSYATLATKPTVSITYDGTIIGTSPAPVVASFSSRGPSRNGPGILKPDVSGPGVNILAAWPSDVVGGDGRMGRMTFNFESGTSMATPHLSGVAALLKSLHPGWSPAAIKSAIITTSDDKDRDGNQIMDQQHTTAGFFAMGAGHVNPSKAADPGLVYDLGIDDYVAYFCGKFGNKGVRDIVRDTTVDCGKINNITESELNYPSIVVAPKNGTAATVKRTVTNVGQAKSSYTVEVEVPETVSVTVRPPSLSFSEVNQKMSFLVTAKWTTAGLPTRNAEGNLKWVSGKRVVRSPLVVSIL, encoded by the coding sequence ATGTCTTCGCTCCCTTTATATAGTTTTACATTCATAGGTTTAGATAGCAGTGTAAGATTGAGTTTTAGGTCCATGGAGATCGTTCATGCCCTGCCGATGTGTCTTAGCCTCTTTGCTTTCGTTTCCTTCTTTTCCTATCCTTGCATGGTCTCCTGTCGCGAGAATCCTCATCTTAATACCAACCAGCTGCAGACGTACGTCATCCAATTGGAAACGTCGACCGCGTCCTTGGATGCTGACGGTCTCAACATCTGGCACAAATCCTTCCTGCCAGAGTCGGACGACGACTCCGATCGACGGCTGGTTCACTCCTACAGTCAAGTCTTCAGTGGGTTCGCCGCAAGGCTTACGGAGGAGGAGGCGAAGAGCGTGGCGAAGAAGGAGGGTTTCCTGCGTGTGTATCCGGACCGCGTCTTGCCTCTTCTTACTACCCACACGCCTGGCTTCCTCGGCCTTCAAAGTGGCGGAGGCACGTGGAGGGCTGCCAGCTTTGGCAAGGGGATCATCATCGGACTCCTTGACTCTGGTTTGGATCACGATCACCCTTCCTTCCATGATGACGGCGTGCCTCCGCCACCTACCAAATGGAAAGGCTCATGCGGATTCAAGACCGGCTGTAACAACAAGCTCATCGGCGCGAAGAACTTGCTCGGCGGCAGCAGCCCGGATGGGCCTATAGACGTTGTTGGGCATGGTACGCACACGGCAAGCACAGCAGCCGGAAACTTTTTGAACAACGCGAGCTATTATGGCTTGGCCGGCGGCACGGCGGCAGGGATTGCACCACACGCTCACCTAGCCATCTACAAGGTGTGCAGAACTGGGCGATGCCAACTCTCCGACGTACTAGCGGGGATCGACGCGGCCGTGGGAGATGGTGTCGATGTGATCTCCATTTCTATAGGTGGAGACGCCACCCCTTTCAATGATGACGTTCTGGCCATTGGGGCATTTGGAGCTGTCAAGAAAGGGATATTTGTCAGCTGTGCTGCTGGCAATAGCGGACCAGTCGAGCGTACCCTTTCGAATGAAGCACCATGGTTACTAACCGTGGCGGCGAGCACCGTCGACAGAAGCCAAAGAGCGACCGTGAAGCTGGGCGACGGCCAAAAGTTTAATGGCGAGTCTCTCGATCAGTACCCGACCTCGAGTGGAAGTTTGCTTACACTTTTCCACATGTCCACCGATCCAtattgcaaatccttgaacagcAGCCAAGTCGAGGGTAAGGTGGTCGCCTGCTTGGTCTATAGAACTCCCAACTACACAGCTACTCTTGTTAAGGCAGCGGGTGGCGTCGGCGTAATACTCATCTCCACTGAAATCGCGGGATACACTATCCTTGACAACAGATGCAACTTCCCTGCAGCAATAGTAAGCAACGAGGATGGCGATAGAATCACATCCTATGCCACTTTAGCCACCAAGCCTACGGTATCCATCACTTATGACGGCACCATTATCGGAACATCTCCTGCTCCGGTCGTCGCTTCTTTCTCGTCGAGGGGTCCTTCCAGAAATGGCCCGGGCATCCTTAAGCCCGACGTCTCCGGCCCAGGTGTCAACATTCTAGCGGCATGGCCTTCTGATGTGGTGGGTGGGGATGGACGTATGGGTCGAATGACCTTCAATTTCGAATCAGGTACCTCCATGGCGACCCCTCATCTGAGCGGGGTTGCTGCACTCCTAAAGAGCTTGCATCCCGGTTGGTCGCCGGCAGCCATCAAGTCCGCGATCATCACCACCTCAGACGACAAAGACCGAGATGGAAATCAGATTATGGACCAACAACACACGACCGCCGGCTTCTTCGCGATGGGCGCAGGACACGTGAATCCGTCGAAGGCTGCTGACCCAGGTCTGGTTTACGACCTGGGTATCGACGACTACGTAGCCTACTTCTGTGGCAAGTTCGGGAACAAAGGTGTCAGAGACATCGTTCGTGATACAACCGTCGACTGCGGGAAGATCAACAACATCACGGAATCAGAGCTGAATTATCCGTCAATTGTCGTTGCCCCAAAGAACGGAACCGCCGCGACGGTGAAACGGACGGTGACCAATGTCGGGCAGGCGAAGTCGAGTTAcacggtggaggtggaggtgccgGAGACGGTGTCCGTGACTGTTAGGCCTCCGAGTCTAAGCTTCTCTGAAGTGAACCAGAAGATGAGTTTCTTGGTGACGGCAAAGTGGACGACGGCAGGGCTTCCCACGAGGAATGCGGAAGGAAACTTGAAGTGGGTTTCAGGTAAGCGTGTGGTGAGAAGCCCTCTCGTCGTCTCCATTTTATAG
- the LOC135652948 gene encoding xyloglucan galactosyltransferase XLT2-like, with amino-acid sequence MLTGSQTPPPEAHLLKKPKGAPQASSSPLHPLKSPGALPCSVPFRHRPVLVLSLLALQLLLLLSARFLHAPHLLLRRRSHSTHHPPAATLTDNPCPSGRIYVYDLPPVLNADLIAACNDLSPWASRCVALSNGGFGPPAADLAGVVPSSLLASWYSTDQFAAELIFHRRILNHRCRTADPSAAAAFYVPFYAGLAVGKHLWSSTSTSGDRDRDCAILLRWIKNQDPWKQSNGWDHFITLGRITWDFRRSREGDWGGSFLYMPGMENVTRLLIERNPWDGKDVGIPYPTGFHPRTVAEVREWQQFVLNRNRSTLFGFVGAARSGFKDDFRALLLGECGRAGKGRCRSVDCGGGRCGNRSAETLSLFLDSVFCLQPRGDSFTRRSMFDCMLAGAVPVLFWRRSAYVQYRWYLPGGDEEREGDWSVFIDRRDVRSGAVSVKKVLEKIGEERARRMREKVVEMIPKLLYSATEGGLGEGMQDAFDVAVEGVLRRFREKQLRLHREVDGRV; translated from the coding sequence ATGCTTACGGGGTCGCAAACTCCGCCaccagaggctcacctcctcaagAAGCCCAAAGGAGCGCCACAGGCGTCCTCCTCGCCGCTGCACCCTCTCAAGTCTCCTGGCGCACTACCGTGTTCTGTCCCCTTCCGCCACCGCCCCGTCCTCGTTCTGTCTCTCCTCGCCctccaactcctcctcctcctctccgctCGCTTCCTCCACGCTCcgcacctcctcctccgccgccgttcCCACTCCACCCATCATCCCCCTGCCGCCACTCTCACCGACAATCCATGCCCCTCCGGTCGAATCTACGTCTACGACCTCCCCCCGGTGTTGAACGCCGACCTGATCGCTGCCTGCAACGACCTCAGCCCGTGGGCCTCACGCTGCGTCGCCCTCTCCAATGGAGGCTTCGGCCCTCCCGCCGCCGACCTCGCTGGCGTCGTCCCCTCCTCCTTGCTTGCCTCTTGGTACTCCACAGATCAGTTCGCCGCGGAGCTCATCTTCCACCGCCGCATCCTCAACCACCGGTGCCGCACCGCCGACCCCTCTGCCGCCGCCGCCTTCTACGTGCCATTCTACGCCGGCCTCGCTGTCGGCAAGCACCTGTGGTCCTCGACATCCACCTCCGGCGACCGCGACCGCGACTGCGCCATCCTCCTGCGCTGGATCAAGAACCAGGATCCCTGGAAGCAATCCAACGGCTGGGATCACTTCATAACGTTGGGCCGAATCACATGGGACTTCCGCCGGTCGAGGGAGGGCGACTGGGGCGGGAGCTTCCTCTACATGCCCGGGATGGAGAACGTGACCCGCCTACTTATCGAGCGCAACCCGTGGGACGGCAAGGACGTCGGAATACCCTATCCGACCGGGTTCCACCCGCGGACGGTCGCCGAGGTCAGAGAGTGGCAGCAATTCGTGCTGAACCGGAACCGTTCGACATTGTTCGGGTTCGTGGGCGCGGCTCGATCTGGGTTCAAAGACGACTTCCGGGCGCTGCTGCTGGGTGAGTGCGGGCGGGCGGGGAAGGGCCGGTGCCGCTCCGTGGACTGCGGCGGCGGGCGTTGCGGAAACCGGAGCGCGGAGACGTTGAGCCTGTTCCTTGACTCTGTGTTCTGCCTGCAGCCGCGGGGTGACAGCTTCACGCGGCGATCCATGTTCGACTGCATGCTGGCTGGCGCGGTGCCGGTTCTGTTCTGGCGGCGCAGCGCGTACGTGCAGTACCGATGGTACCTGCCGGGCGGCGACGAGGAGAGGGAGGGGGACTGGTCGGTGTTCATCGACAGGCGGGACGTGAGGAGCGGGGCGGTGAGCGTGAAGAAGGTGTTGGAGAAGATAGGGGAGGAGAGAGCGAGGAGGATGAGGGAaaaggtggtggagatgataccAAAGTTGCTCTACTCCGCGACAGAGGGAGGACTGGGAGAAGGCATGCAGGACGCGTTCGACGTGGCCGTGGAGGGGGTGCTCCGTCGGTTCCGGGAGAAGCAGCTCCGCCTGCATAGGGAAGTGGATGGGCGTGTATAA
- the LOC135652290 gene encoding subtilisin-like protease 4 encodes MEIVHPLPMCLSLFAFVSFFSYPCIVSCSENPHRNTNQLQTYVIQLETPTASLDADGLNIWHKSFLPVSDDDSDRRLVHSYSQVFSGFAARLTEEEAKSVAKKEGFLRVYPDSVLPLLTTHTPGFLGLQSGGGTWRAASFGKGIIIGLLDSGLDHDHPSFHDDGVPPPPTKWKGTCGFKTGCNNKLIGAKNLLGGSSPDGPIDADGHGTHTASTAAGNFLNNASYYGLAGGTAAGIAPHAHLAIYKVCITGRCQLSDVLAGIDAAVGDGVDVISISIGGDGTPLDYDLLAIGAFGAVKKGIFVSCAGGNSGPGERTVANEAPWLLTVAASTVDRSQRATVKLGDGQKFNGESLDQYPTSSGSLLTLFHMYTDPYCKSLNSSQVEGKVVACLVYRTPNYTATLVKAAGGVGVILISTEIEGYTILDNRCNFPAAIVSNEDGDRITSYATLATKPTVSITYDGTIIGSSPAPVVASFSSRGPSINVPGILKPDVSGPGVNILAAWPSDVVGGDGRMGRMTFNFESGTSMATPHLSGVAALLKSLHPCWSPAAIKSAIITTSDDKDGDGNQIMDQQHTTAGFFAMGAGHVNPSKAADPGLVYDLGIDDYIAYACGKFGNKGVRDIVRDTTVDCGKINNITESELNYPSIVVAPKNGTAATVKRTVTNVGQAKSSYTVEVEVPETVSVTVRPPSLSFSEVNQKMSFLVTAKWTTAGLPTRNAEGNLKWVSGKRVVRSPLVVSIL; translated from the coding sequence ATGGAGATCGTTCATCCCCTGCCGATGTGTCTTAGCCTCTTTGCTTTCGTTTCCTTCTTTTCCTATCCTTGCATTGTCTCCTGTAGCGAGAATCCTCATCGTAATACCAACCAGCTGCAGACGTACGTCATCCAATTGGAAACGCCGACCGCGTCCTTGGATGCTGACGGTCTCAACATCTGGCACAAATCCTTCCTGCCAGTGTCGGACGACGACTCCGATCGACGGCTGGTTCACTCCTACAGTCAAGTCTTCAGTGGGTTCGCCGCAAGGCTTACGGAGGAGGAGGCGAAGAGCGTGGCGAAGAAGGAGGGTTTCCTGCGTGTGTATCCGGACAGCGTCTTGCCTCTTCTCACTACCCACACGCCCGGCTTCCTCGGCCTTCAAAGTGGCGGAGGCACGTGGAGGGCTGCCAGCTTTGGCAAGGGGATCATCATCGGACTCCTTGACTCTGGTTTGGATCACGATCACCCTTCCTTCCATGATGACGGCGTGCCTCCGCCACCTACCAAATGGAAAGGCACATGCGGATTCAAGACCGGCTGTAACAACAAGCTCATCGGCGCGAAGAACTTGCTCGGCGGCAGCAGCCCGGATGGGCCTATAGACGCTGATGGGCATGGTACGCACACGGCAAGCACAGCAGCCGGAAACTTTTTGAACAACGCGAGCTATTATGGCTTGGCCGGCGGCACGGCGGCAGGGATTGCACCACACGCTCACCTAGCCATCTACAAGGTGTGCATAACTGGGCGATGCCAACTCTCCGACGTACTAGCGGGGATCGACGCGGCCGTGGGAGATGGTGTCGACGTGATCTCCATTTCTATAGGTGGAGACGGCACCCCTCTCGATTATGACCTTCTGGCCATTGGCGCATTTGGAGCTGTCAAGAAAGGGATATTTGTCAGCTGTGCCGGTGGCAATAGCGGACCAGGCGAGCGTACCGTTGCGAATGAAGCACCATGGTTACTAACCGTGGCGGCGAGCACCGTCGACAGAAGCCAAAGAGCGACCGTGAAGCTGGGCGACGGCCAAAAGTTTAATGGCGAGTCTCTCGATCAGTACCCGACCTCGAGTGGAAGTTTGCTTACACTTTTCCACATGTACACCGATCCAtattgcaaatccttgaacagcAGCCAAGTCGAGGGTAAGGTGGTCGCCTGCTTGGTTTACCGAACTCCCAACTACACAGCTACTCTTGTTAAGGCAGCGGGTGGCGTCGGCGTAATACTCATCTCCACTGAAATCGAGGGATACACTATCCTTGACAACAGATGCAACTTCCCTGCAGCAATAGTAAGCAACGAGGATGGCGATAGAATCACATCCTATGCCACTTTAGCCACCAAGCCTACGGTATCCATCACTTATGACGGCACCATTATCGGATCATCTCCTGCTCCGGTCGTCGCTTCTTTCTCGTCGAGGGGTCCTTCCATAAATGTGCCGGGCATTCTTAAGCCCGACGTCTCCGGCCCAGGTGTCAACATTCTAGCGGCATGGCCTTCTGATGTGGTGGGTGGGGATGGACGTATGGGTCGAATGACCTTCAATTTCGAATCAGGTACCTCCATGGCGACCCCTCATCTGAGCGGGGTTGCTGCACTCCTAAAGAGCTTGCATCCCTGTTGGTCGCCGGCAGCCATCAAGTCCGCGATCATCACCACCTCAGACGACAAAGACGGAGATGGAAATCAGATTATGGACCAACAGCACACGACCGCCGGCTTCTTCGCGATGGGCGCAGGACACGTGAATCCGTCGAAGGCTGCTGACCCAGGTCTGGTTTACGACCTGGGTATCGACGACTACATAGCCTACGCCTGTGGCAAGTTCGGGAACAAAGGTGTCAGAGACATCGTTCGTGATACAACCGTCGACTGCGGGAAGATCAACAACATCACGGAATCAGAGCTGAATTATCCGTCAATTGTCGTTGCCCCAAAGAACGGAACCGCCGCGACGGTGAAACGGACGGTGACCAATGTCGGGCAGGCGAAGTCGAGTTAcacggtggaggtggaggtgccgGAGACGGTGTCCGTGACTGTTAGGCCTCCGAGTCTAAGCTTCTCTGAAGTGAACCAGAAGATGAGTTTCTTGGTGACGGCAAAGTGGACGACGGCAGGGCTTCCCACGAGGAATGCGGAAGGAAACTTGAAGTGGGTTTCAGGTAAGCGTGTGGTGAGAAGCCCTCTCGTCGTCTCCATTTTATAG